AGAAGCTCTGTAAGTTGTAACAAAATGCCCTGCTCCAACAACTGCTTTTTTATCTTGATTTGTTATTGTGAGGTATTTTTTTAATTGAACAGAATTATAAAAATCAATATTTCCGGCACTATGTGCAAATTTCTTTAATGCTTCCGGGTTCTCAACAGTTGTAAATTTTAATTTTTTAGAGAAAAATAAATCCCAATATATATTTGCCGTATTAGATCTTAAAGATCTTGAAGATGGTGTAGGACATACAGCACCTGTTTTAGGAAAATTTTCAAAAACATCATAGGTTACTTTTTGCCAATTATCTAAAAAAAGCACATCTGAATCTGAAATAGTAATTAAAGAAAATTTATTCCCAGAAATACCTTTTAAAATCGCATTTAGCTTTCCGATATTAAAGGTGTGAATTATCTCTTGAATTTTATTTTCTACATATAAATTGTCCAAATAATTCTTTATCAATTCACAACTGCCATTATTTACAATTGTAATAAAGGTTTTATCATGAATTGTAGCAAAAAGGGATTTGAGACATAGTTTCAAAATCTCAAAACCATCTTTAAAATAATCGTCCTGATTAGGTATATAAACAGGAATAATAATCTGATGATAATAATCTGATGTTTCCTGAACTTTATCTTTATGTGGATTAAAACCTACTCGCATGCTAAAATATTCTTATAAATATCTATAACCTTTATTCTATTACTTGAATAATCTAATCTTTGCATTACTATATTTTCATTTTCAATCGCTGCTTTTTCTACCATTTGAAAATTAGAAATGGCTTGCAAAATAAGCATTTTAATTTCAGAAACTGATTCTGGATTTTCGATTAAAAACCCATTTACTCCATTTGTAATTATTTCTTCGGTTGCTCCGCCTGGATTTGACTGTATTGGAAATGCTCCCATTACAATTGCCTCCAAAAGTGTATTAGGCATTCCATCAGAAATGCTATTACCAATATAAAATAACGATTTTCCCATCAACTGCATCAATTCATGATGCGAAAGTTCATGTCTGTCATAAACTTTAAAATTCAATTGATTTGATTTTATATAGTCAATTACTTCATTATGTGCCCCAAATACAGTCACATCATAGTCTTGAATTCGATCTTGAATAGTATGTAATGCCTTTATGATATTTAATCCTCTTCCAAGAATATGCTCGTAACCCTTTACTAAAATTATTTTACGCTCTGAAATTGGAAGTTTATAAGATTGTAACTCATTTAACTTATACCCTGTTCCACCTGGAATAACCCCTGAATGGACTCCGGAAAAACCATGTTTTTTGGCCAAAATAAAATCTCGCTGACAATCTGTGTGTAAGAAATCAACTCTTTGCAGAACTTGCCTTATTTTTTTTAAATGTGATGAAAACTGCTGAAAATAATACAGATCATTTCCCCAACAAGAATATAGCCATTTTATTTTAGGATACTTTTTCATTGTTTTAAGAATGGGATAGCTACAATTTTGCATCTCAAAGCTATGAACTATATCTGGCTGAATTTCTAAAATTATTCTTTCTAATTCTTCATTTGCTGTTACTTCAACAAAGGG
This genomic window from Flavobacterium sp. 9 contains:
- a CDS encoding glycosyltransferase; the protein is MKILLISMSSIHAIRWIENLKDTSYELYWFDVIGKGKLETLDSVNQFTDWKKRKVPHIKGEYFLSKKAPFLYEKILPFVEVTANEELERIILEIQPDIVHSFEMQNCSYPILKTMKKYPKIKWLYSCWGNDLYYFQQFSSHLKKIRQVLQRVDFLHTDCQRDFILAKKHGFSGVHSGVIPGGTGYKLNELQSYKLPISERKIILVKGYEHILGRGLNIIKALHTIQDRIQDYDVTVFGAHNEVIDYIKSNQLNFKVYDRHELSHHELMQLMGKSLFYIGNSISDGMPNTLLEAIVMGAFPIQSNPGGATEEIITNGVNGFLIENPESVSEIKMLILQAISNFQMVEKAAIENENIVMQRLDYSSNRIKVIDIYKNILACE
- a CDS encoding glycosyltransferase family A protein, encoding MRVGFNPHKDKVQETSDYYHQIIIPVYIPNQDDYFKDGFEILKLCLKSLFATIHDKTFITIVNNGSCELIKNYLDNLYVENKIQEIIHTFNIGKLNAILKGISGNKFSLITISDSDVLFLDNWQKVTYDVFENFPKTGAVCPTPSSRSLRSNTANIYWDLFFSKKLKFTTVENPEALKKFAHSAGNIDFYNSVQLKKYLTITNQDKKAVVGAGHFVTTYRASVFDNLQDRYTNYKLGGNSESKFLDIPVVRNGFWRLSTSNNYAYHMGNVIEDWMFDEVSKIEQNHKEYTGELKSIKSESSFSYFIKSRLFAKFILNKKIMKYFLIWKGLSKQEAVTYL